CTATACCTATGGATGGCCCGGAAAAATTTCATGGAAACTTCTGATGAAAATTCCGGTTACTCTAATAAACAAGAGTAAATTAAGTCTTGTTATTCTGCCTTTTTACCTGATAATCGTATTCTTTCCGGCCATGTTCCTCAACTATCTGGATGTTAAGTTGAAACATGAAACCGGCACCGGTTTGATCGTAAAAGCATGGAAATAATAAAGGATGAACCTGCCTTTACATATTGCATGGAGGTATTTTTATTCTAAAAAGTCAATCAACGCCATTAATTGGATTTCGAGAATTTCGCAGGCAGGCATCACCATTGGTACCATGGCTCTGATAATTGTTTTGTCTGTGTTTAACGGTTTTGAACAGGTTATACTTAGCCTTTACAATAGTTTTGACCCTGATTTTAAAATAGTACCCCTGAGCGGAAAATATTTTCAGCTCGATAATGACGACATTATCAAAATCAGGCAAATGGAGGGTATTGTCAGTCTGTCGCAGGTTATTGAGGAAAATGCTTTAATCAAGTATCAGGACAATCAGACCATTGCCACGCTTAAGGGCATGAGTGAGGATTTTTTAATGGCTACCGGGCTCGACAGCATGATAGTAGCCGGAGACCCTTTTCTTGAAGATAATGATAATTATTATGCCGTCATTGGTGCTGGAGTGGCTTCCAAACTGGGCATGAATACGTTTAGCCAGTCTTCATATCTGCAGATTTTTTTCCCTAACCGTAAACAACCTTCTGTTTTTTCAACCACTCCGGGAAGTCTTTTCAAACAGCTGAATATTGTTCCTTCCGGGATTTTTCAGGTTCAGCAGGATTTTGATGAAAAATATCTCATAGTTCCTCTGGCTTTCATCCGTGAACTGGTTCGACAACCCGAAAAATATACTTCCATAGAATTGATTGTCAGCCAGAATACAGATAAGAAAGCTGTTGAAAAACAACTGGATGAATTATTGACAGGAAAAGCCGTTGTTCAGAACCGGATGGAACAGCACAAGTGGCTGTACAACATCATGCGTTCAGAAAAATTTGTAGTGTACCTTATTTTATCCTTCATACTGATTATTGCAGGCTTCAATCTCATCGGAAGTCTTATTATGCTTTCCATTGAAAAAAAGAAAGATATGATGATTCTCAACAGCATGGGACTGGATAAAAAGAGCATCTACAGGGTTTTTTTCTATGAAGGCATGTTTTTGTCGTTGTTCAGTGCTGTTGCAGGATTGTTGTTGGGTACGCTTGTCTGCCTGATTCAGATGAAGTTTGGAATCATTAAGCTGGCACAGGGAACCACATTTGTCATTGATGCTTATCCGGTTGCCCTCAAGTGGATGGATTTTTTATGGGTATTTATTACTGTAGTGTTTCTTGGTTTTTTGTCTTCTTATTTCCCTGCAAAGGTTGCTCTTAAAAATCTCTCCCTCGAAGATCTGAATCAATAAAAAAAATTTAAAGCTTAAAATATTTTACTTAACTTGCAGGACTTTAAAACAATTAAAATCAAAAGCTATGAATAAGTTTTTTAGTACCCTGATTTTCCTCGTTTCATTTTGCTTCGTTTCTGTGGCACAATGGACACAATTGAACAGCACTGACCTGGAAGAAAGCAATATCAGAACATTGATCAAATCAGGTTCGGTAGTAATAGGTTACGATGATGGAG
This portion of the Sphingobacteriales bacterium genome encodes:
- a CDS encoding ABC transporter permease is translated as MNLPLHIAWRYFYSKKSINAINWISRISQAGITIGTMALIIVLSVFNGFEQVILSLYNSFDPDFKIVPLSGKYFQLDNDDIIKIRQMEGIVSLSQVIEENALIKYQDNQTIATLKGMSEDFLMATGLDSMIVAGDPFLEDNDNYYAVIGAGVASKLGMNTFSQSSYLQIFFPNRKQPSVFSTTPGSLFKQLNIVPSGIFQVQQDFDEKYLIVPLAFIRELVRQPEKYTSIELIVSQNTDKKAVEKQLDELLTGKAVVQNRMEQHKWLYNIMRSEKFVVYLILSFILIIAGFNLIGSLIMLSIEKKKDMMILNSMGLDKKSIYRVFFYEGMFLSLFSAVAGLLLGTLVCLIQMKFGIIKLAQGTTFVIDAYPVALKWMDFLWVFITVVFLGFLSSYFPAKVALKNLSLEDLNQ